From Spiroplasma eriocheiris, the proteins below share one genomic window:
- the pstB gene encoding phosphate ABC transporter ATP-binding protein PstB: MDPNIIINKPTFDSSDSNPDLIQVVNVDFFYKTNKQALYNISMNIKEHAVTALIGPSGCGKSTLLRLFNRMNDLIPKTVFKGQILVNGKNIYGPETDIVKLRTDIGMVFQKPAPFPMSIYDNVAYGPRSQGIKDKKILNSLVVDSLKKAALWDEVKDNLKDSALALSGGQQQRLSIARAIAMKPKILLMDEPTSALDPISTSKIEELIQELKKDFTIILVTHQMQQAARVADYTAFFLKGELIEYNKSKIIFSHPKDKRTENYITGRFE; this comes from the coding sequence ATGGATCCAAATATTATTATTAATAAACCAACCTTTGATTCATCAGATAGTAATCCTGATTTAATCCAAGTTGTTAATGTTGATTTCTTTTATAAAACAAATAAACAAGCATTATATAACATTTCGATGAACATTAAAGAGCATGCGGTAACGGCTTTAATTGGTCCATCGGGATGTGGTAAATCAACTTTATTACGTTTGTTTAACCGGATGAATGATTTAATTCCAAAAACTGTTTTTAAAGGTCAAATTTTAGTAAATGGAAAAAACATTTACGGACCCGAAACAGATATTGTTAAATTAAGAACAGATATTGGAATGGTGTTTCAAAAACCAGCACCTTTTCCAATGTCAATTTATGATAATGTGGCTTATGGACCCCGCAGTCAGGGCATTAAAGATAAAAAAATCCTAAATAGTTTAGTTGTTGATAGTTTAAAAAAGGCTGCGTTGTGAGATGAAGTTAAAGATAATTTAAAAGATTCGGCGTTAGCCTTATCCGGGGGACAACAACAACGGTTAAGTATTGCGAGAGCAATCGCTATGAAACCAAAAATTTTATTAATGGATGAACCAACAAGCGCACTTGATCCAATTTCCACTTCAAAAATTGAGGAATTAATCCAAGAATTAAAAAAAGATTTCACAATTATTTTAGTTACGCACCAGATGCAACAAGCAGCGCGGGTTGCTGATTATACGGCATTTTTCTTAAAAGGAGAATTAATAGAGTATAATAAATCAAAAATTATTTTTTCGCATCCAAAAGATAAACGAACTGAAAATTATATTACTGGTAGATTTGAATAG
- a CDS encoding phospho-sugar mutase, whose protein sequence is MSYQDNLNLWKNAHNLDSKLKAEFEKMNETELQEAFANDLEFGTAGLRGIIGAGTGRMNLYTIRRATLAFMQFLQTQHSSIDLKTKGVVIGHDNRHFSTEFAQEVANILATNNIKAILFDKNELRPTPVVSYSIRKIKALAGIIITASHNSREYNGYKIYDEFGCQFLPVATDVIGEYYLNIKNEVFDLALNPDPNLIAYVPHQIEQNYIDDVKAMQFYPNQPRNIKIVFSNLHGTSKDWTPKILRECGYEVIIVEEQYPNDPDFTYAPNPNPELPECYDLAIKYAKKHDADIIILNDPDADRLGIAVKTATNDYYLMTGNETAPVLIEYLFSHYKKNNTLPSNGVMYNTFVTGNLSDKVAESYGVKVIKTLTGFKWIGAQMRLEPERNLKFLFGFEEAYGYVLKDITRDKDGIQSSMVIAEACWYYHQQGKSLYDVLNDIYQQFGYYYCYTVNLVKKGVEGKQIIKNMLKTLRNEEIKQLNNIKCVNKEDYLNGLYNMPGQDLLKFYFEDGSWFAVRASGTEPKIKFYFVCVDNSTPKAKAKMEAMFKDLEANYLS, encoded by the coding sequence ATGTCTTACCAAGATAATTTAAACTTATGAAAAAATGCTCATAATTTAGATTCTAAATTAAAAGCAGAATTTGAAAAAATGAATGAAACTGAACTACAAGAAGCTTTTGCGAATGATCTTGAATTTGGAACCGCTGGATTACGTGGAATTATTGGGGCCGGAACTGGTAGAATGAACCTTTATACAATTCGTCGTGCGACTTTAGCATTTATGCAATTTTTACAAACACAACATTCATCAATTGATTTAAAAACAAAAGGAGTGGTAATTGGCCATGACAATCGCCATTTTTCAACTGAGTTTGCCCAAGAAGTTGCTAATATTTTAGCAACTAATAATATTAAAGCGATTTTATTTGATAAAAATGAATTACGCCCAACCCCAGTGGTTTCCTATTCAATTCGTAAAATTAAGGCCTTAGCTGGAATTATTATTACTGCTAGTCATAATTCTCGTGAATACAATGGTTATAAAATTTATGATGAATTTGGTTGTCAATTTTTACCTGTTGCAACTGATGTGATTGGGGAATACTATTTAAATATTAAAAATGAGGTTTTTGATTTAGCATTAAACCCAGATCCTAATTTAATTGCATATGTTCCGCACCAAATTGAACAAAATTATATTGACGATGTAAAAGCAATGCAATTTTATCCAAACCAACCACGAAACATTAAAATTGTTTTTTCTAATTTGCACGGAACAAGTAAAGATTGGACCCCAAAAATTTTACGTGAATGTGGGTATGAAGTTATTATTGTTGAAGAACAATATCCAAATGACCCTGATTTTACTTATGCGCCTAATCCAAATCCTGAATTGCCAGAATGTTATGATTTAGCAATTAAATATGCGAAAAAACATGATGCGGATATTATTATTTTAAATGACCCGGATGCTGACCGTCTTGGAATTGCAGTGAAAACAGCAACTAATGATTACTATTTAATGACAGGAAATGAAACTGCCCCGGTTCTTATTGAATATCTATTTTCACACTACAAAAAAAATAATACCTTACCATCCAATGGGGTAATGTACAATACTTTTGTAACTGGTAATTTATCCGATAAGGTGGCAGAAAGTTATGGAGTTAAAGTTATTAAAACATTAACCGGATTTAAATGAATTGGTGCTCAAATGCGCTTAGAACCTGAACGCAATTTAAAATTCTTATTTGGATTTGAAGAGGCATATGGTTATGTTTTAAAAGATATTACCCGTGATAAAGATGGGATTCAATCATCAATGGTTATTGCCGAAGCTTGTTGATACTATCACCAACAAGGGAAAAGTCTTTATGACGTTTTAAATGATATTTACCAACAATTTGGTTACTATTATTGCTACACTGTAAACTTAGTTAAAAAAGGTGTTGAGGGTAAACAGATTATAAAAAATATGTTAAAAACATTGCGAAATGAAGAAATTAAACAATTAAATAACATTAAATGTGTTAATAAAGAAGACTACTTAAATGGTTTGTATAATATGCCCGGCCAAGATTTATTAAAATTTTATTTTGAAGATGGTAGTTGGTTTGCAGTACGAGCAAGTGGAACCGAGCCTAAAATTAAATTCTATTTTGTTTGTGTTGATAACTCAACACCAAAGGCTAAAGCAAAAATGGAAGCCATGTTTAAAGATCTAGAAGCTAATTATTTAAGTTAG
- a CDS encoding 3'-5' exoribonuclease YhaM family protein encodes MNIKDLTTEANNITLIAIADKVSQAVASNGNTYLTILLKDKTGTIEARLWDAKPHDLENWVKGNFYKVNINVIEYRKVLQAKINSYDVVDNETVNLEDFIPIAPLDKELMYHEILETINNLANSDYQNIMRLILEKYGERFKIWPAAIRNHHEIQSGLLWHSLTMLQMAKAVGNVYHDRLINLDLLYCGIILHDLGKVVEITTGTSSDFSLEGKLLGHISIMANELHTIAKKHNLYNDNIILLEHMILASHGRLEYGSPVEPHILEAEILSFLDNLDARIYRIDKELEKVELNGQTPRLLPVENRWFIKHFNKK; translated from the coding sequence ATGAACATAAAAGACTTAACAACAGAAGCTAATAATATTACTTTAATTGCCATTGCGGATAAGGTCTCACAAGCTGTGGCGAGTAATGGTAATACTTATTTAACAATTTTACTAAAAGATAAAACTGGAACAATTGAAGCACGATTATGAGACGCTAAACCCCATGATTTGGAAAATTGAGTTAAAGGGAATTTTTATAAAGTAAATATTAATGTGATTGAATACCGTAAGGTTTTACAAGCAAAAATTAATAGTTATGATGTTGTTGATAATGAAACAGTTAACTTAGAAGATTTCATTCCCATTGCTCCTCTTGATAAAGAACTTATGTACCATGAAATTTTAGAGACAATAAATAATTTAGCCAATAGCGATTATCAAAACATTATGCGGTTAATTTTAGAAAAATATGGCGAACGTTTCAAAATTTGACCAGCCGCAATTCGTAATCACCATGAAATTCAGTCGGGACTACTATGGCATAGTTTAACAATGCTCCAAATGGCAAAGGCTGTTGGGAATGTTTACCATGATCGTTTAATTAATTTAGATTTATTATATTGTGGAATTATTCTACATGATTTAGGAAAAGTAGTTGAAATTACCACCGGGACAAGTAGTGACTTTTCATTAGAAGGTAAGTTATTAGGGCATATTTCAATTATGGCTAATGAGTTACATACAATTGCTAAAAAACATAATTTATATAATGATAATATTATTTTATTAGAACATATGATTTTAGCTAGCCATGGGCGGCTAGAGTATGGTTCCCCAGTTGAACCCCATATTTTAGAAGCTGAGATTTTATCATTTTTAGATAATTTAGATGCCAGAATTTATCGAATTGATAAAGAACTAGAAAAAGTTGAATTAAATGGGCAGACCCCACGGTTATTGCCAGTCGAAAACCGTTGATTTATTAAACATTTTAATAAAAAATAA
- the pstA gene encoding phosphate ABC transporter permease PstA — protein MKNNEVANKRNFKTWLSDLKYKFLNNFKGRKQLTDFGSKLLIYFFGILTVIILLVLVGFIIYKSVYFFQNYAGGFWGFLSGGSWIANNNDFGIWKIIISTFFVLLFSLAIAIPLTIFSSLFICEYLSPKWKRRVIGIVQLLAGIPSVVFGLFALSILGPLFMLLGAPAEANLLVTSITLAFMSLPIMISLSINAIDNVPEAYRFGSLALGLSKTNTTYRIVFRSAYFKIITAVMMGMARIIGETMAVMMICGNAPDGLKLNSGFLNFIFSSIATLASTIGLEMLENSGPMHESALYAIGLILFMIVCVINIIVVSSQASRKRKMTRHTKRPGKPLVLSKAYSPEKINGIFYEKIEKKRRWSKVGDGIGIFFMISSTVIVVAFTLTIIISIIVKGLFGMVWHDLISTSTYNEGAGILATFLVTLLLVICSMIFAIPLSMFVAIYLNEYAQPTSFLTKAVRFAIDVLASTPSIIYGTFGLAFFIGVCHLPLSILAAGLTLTIVILPIMIRSIEDSLSGVDNALRQASLALGASKTATTVKVVIPNALPGIMTAIILAMGRIIGESAPVYLTLGTAVRLPIAGFMSPGASMTTEILMLWKEGATADAMRVMYELAFVIMVLILIINGCASLISKKFAPGYHRIPLKEKWKLRIKLIKNFNYKEYCLKKIDNLNYYWKKITAKFSRRKNKKDQDRGE, from the coding sequence ATGAAAAATAACGAAGTAGCAAATAAAAGGAATTTTAAAACTTGATTGAGTGACTTAAAATATAAGTTTTTAAATAACTTTAAAGGTCGCAAGCAATTAACTGATTTTGGTTCAAAATTGTTAATTTACTTTTTTGGAATTTTAACAGTTATTATTTTATTAGTTTTAGTGGGGTTCATTATTTATAAATCAGTTTATTTCTTTCAAAATTATGCTGGTGGTTTTTGAGGATTTTTAAGTGGTGGCTCATGAATTGCAAATAATAATGACTTTGGAATTTGAAAAATTATTATCTCAACCTTCTTTGTTTTATTATTTTCTTTAGCAATTGCAATTCCATTAACCATTTTTTCTTCCCTATTTATTTGTGAATATTTATCCCCAAAATGGAAACGTCGTGTAATTGGAATTGTCCAGTTATTAGCTGGAATACCATCAGTTGTGTTTGGACTATTTGCTTTATCAATCTTAGGGCCATTATTTATGCTATTAGGAGCTCCTGCCGAAGCTAATTTATTAGTTACTTCAATTACGCTAGCTTTTATGAGTTTACCAATCATGATTTCATTGAGTATCAATGCTATTGATAATGTTCCGGAGGCTTATCGTTTTGGTTCTTTAGCATTAGGGTTAAGTAAAACAAATACTACTTATCGAATTGTTTTTCGCTCGGCATATTTCAAAATTATTACAGCCGTAATGATGGGAATGGCCCGTATTATTGGGGAAACAATGGCCGTGATGATGATTTGTGGAAATGCCCCTGATGGGTTAAAATTAAATAGTGGCTTCTTAAACTTTATTTTTTCTTCAATTGCTACCTTAGCTTCTACAATTGGATTAGAAATGTTAGAAAACTCCGGACCAATGCATGAATCTGCTTTATATGCGATTGGGTTAATTTTATTTATGATTGTTTGTGTAATTAACATTATTGTTGTATCTTCGCAAGCATCACGCAAACGTAAAATGACTCGTCACACAAAACGACCAGGCAAACCACTAGTCTTAAGTAAAGCGTACAGTCCGGAAAAAATTAATGGTATCTTTTATGAAAAAATTGAAAAAAAACGTCGGTGGTCAAAAGTTGGTGATGGAATTGGAATATTCTTTATGATCTCATCAACTGTTATTGTGGTTGCCTTTACTTTAACAATTATTATTAGTATTATTGTAAAGGGACTCTTTGGAATGGTCTGACATGATTTAATTTCGACATCAACTTATAATGAAGGGGCCGGAATTTTAGCAACATTTCTGGTAACATTGTTGTTAGTTATTTGTTCAATGATTTTTGCAATTCCCTTGAGTATGTTTGTGGCAATCTATCTAAATGAATATGCCCAACCCACAAGTTTTTTAACAAAAGCAGTCCGGTTTGCAATTGATGTTTTAGCATCAACGCCAAGTATTATTTACGGAACCTTTGGGTTAGCATTCTTTATTGGGGTTTGTCATTTACCCTTGTCAATTTTAGCAGCCGGCTTAACCTTAACAATTGTAATTCTTCCAATTATGATTAGGAGTATTGAAGATTCACTATCCGGAGTTGATAATGCTCTTCGCCAAGCGTCCTTAGCATTAGGAGCTTCTAAAACAGCGACAACCGTTAAAGTTGTTATTCCGAATGCGCTACCAGGAATTATGACCGCGATTATTTTAGCAATGGGAAGAATTATTGGTGAATCGGCCCCAGTTTATTTAACATTAGGAACAGCAGTACGCTTACCAATTGCCGGATTTATGTCACCAGGAGCTAGTATGACAACCGAAATTTTAATGTTATGAAAAGAAGGAGCAACCGCTGATGCAATGCGGGTAATGTATGAACTAGCCTTTGTTATTATGGTATTAATCTTAATTATTAATGGCTGTGCTAGTTTAATTTCTAAAAAATTTGCGCCAGGTTATCATCGAATTCCCTTGAAAGAAAAATGGAAACTACGAATTAAATTGATTAAAAACTTTAATTATAAAGAATATTGTTTGAAAAAGATTGATAATTTAAATTATTATTGAAAAAAAATCACCGCTAAATTTAGCAGAAGAAAAAATAAAAAAGACCAAGATCGGGGGGAATAA
- the ptsS gene encoding phosphate ABC transporter substrate-binding protein yields MSKKGAHDKSTKKCEIWKKLWEEITNHRMMTIIVFILILVVAIVIWTVSTASNVIVAGGSTSVTPIMNDITEQYKKNRGEDIVYNALGSAAALVGVQNGSYAFGFLSKDVNSTPKAGDNGANAQNLWNNKHVLRFVFARDYILLTYHLPNGCSLKTDPLTNKPIPLNFSAFFGGDGTKLIQKIYDHNITWGAAFKDQLVCSPAGGNSGFYTLTREAGSGTRDFFESSVIKTKSYSTDQVASSNGAMYQTLATTPGSIGYLSFSFIERVASDPELGIQAVASVTGVSDPKSELPYVYEDSTKTYDFNPDYSLVRPFTGIVNTDGKHFNKALEFIAWMLDPKPYDDFKKRGIPLTPNAAAYWYIHEGDQPLTHDDIYFLKYNNNTNFAINGNGTLPGWGMNKKYLSIWDYIIRQNPHYDHNYPVYKGTDEVSN; encoded by the coding sequence ATGTCAAAAAAAGGCGCGCACGATAAAAGTACCAAAAAGTGTGAAATATGAAAAAAACTATGGGAAGAAATTACTAACCATCGAATGATGACAATTATTGTTTTTATTTTAATTCTAGTTGTTGCGATTGTAATTTGAACTGTATCAACAGCAAGTAATGTTATTGTGGCGGGTGGAAGTACCTCAGTGACTCCTATTATGAATGATATTACAGAACAATATAAAAAAAATCGTGGTGAGGATATTGTTTATAATGCCCTAGGAAGTGCGGCTGCCTTGGTAGGGGTCCAAAATGGAAGTTACGCTTTTGGGTTTTTATCAAAGGATGTTAATTCAACACCAAAAGCGGGTGATAACGGAGCGAACGCCCAGAATTTATGAAATAATAAGCATGTTTTACGTTTTGTATTTGCGCGAGATTACATTTTGCTAACCTATCATTTGCCAAATGGGTGTAGTTTAAAAACAGATCCCCTAACAAATAAACCAATCCCGCTTAATTTTTCGGCATTTTTTGGTGGAGATGGAACCAAGTTAATTCAAAAAATTTATGACCATAATATTACCTGAGGAGCAGCTTTTAAAGATCAGTTAGTTTGTTCACCAGCCGGTGGGAATAGTGGCTTTTATACATTAACTAGAGAAGCTGGAAGTGGAACACGAGATTTCTTTGAAAGTAGTGTTATTAAAACAAAAAGTTATAGTACTGACCAAGTTGCTTCTTCTAACGGAGCGATGTACCAAACCTTAGCAACAACGCCGGGTTCAATTGGTTATTTATCATTTTCTTTTATTGAACGAGTGGCAAGTGATCCGGAATTAGGAATCCAAGCAGTTGCTAGTGTTACGGGAGTGAGTGATCCCAAATCAGAACTACCATATGTCTATGAAGATAGTACCAAAACATATGATTTTAATCCGGATTACTCATTGGTCCGCCCCTTCACCGGAATAGTCAATACGGACGGAAAACATTTTAACAAAGCGCTAGAATTTATTGCTTGAATGCTAGATCCCAAACCATATGATGATTTTAAAAAACGTGGCATCCCGCTAACACCAAATGCTGCTGCCTACTGGTATATCCATGAAGGGGACCAACCCTTAACCCATGATGATATTTACTTTTTAAAGTATAATAATAATACTAACTTTGCAATTAATGGGAATGGAACACTTCCCGGTTGAGGAATGAACAAAAAATATTTAAGTATTTGGGATTATATTATTCGTCAAAATCCCCATTATGATCATAATTATCCAGTTTATAAGGGAACAGATGAGGTAAGTAACTAA
- a CDS encoding 2-oxo acid dehydrogenase subunit E2, producing the protein MGKIIFEADDNRKGIIDKLFVNNDQEVKANDKLASVVTQSKIYEIKAPSAGIVKNILVYENKVINSGDVLLEIQDADSSHVSNNETAPAQGTYGGYNQPSANNRYNNEHNPYQQNDNKKSETELFREELIETLLSREVASDKSADEWGTTVELSNENLNQNEMTKMTFENSDRPVPSQDLTSELLTDIIDNEELAAELESFEFNLDNVKNSLSNVENELNNKVSQQEIITDIANLAPEPSVEKNYPLNDQISDTTIHRVYEIIQNELNKESNEQEIIGDTSPDENLHVDQTIYFDEELAAQDPTVNFEPQELADDLSPTNHSEGSNKAEISQDNNDVITSTANLNDDTDSDQGNQILADVTENVAPELPTSPHGEEENSQINAVKLTDESINKQQQIMNSKRNIAHGFIDVEVDVSELVNLLAIMREPYLQQNIDLTLMPFYVKAVHDGLKKFPLFNARYDRETNAVVFKWFYNIAVSVDNSNTMKMPILHNITDESVKEIAIKLSDLIDRTVNENTSGNEYQDSTFSIVNFGEYGITRGTVTIPESQIASIGMGIIFKKPVVVEKNDIAIRDIMMITLGYDESVIDITEASKFIHYVAYLLSNPGLLL; encoded by the coding sequence ATGGGAAAAATTATATTTGAAGCAGATGATAATCGTAAAGGGATTATTGATAAACTTTTTGTTAATAATGATCAAGAAGTGAAGGCAAATGATAAATTAGCAAGTGTGGTTACGCAAAGCAAGATTTATGAAATTAAAGCACCAAGCGCCGGAATTGTTAAGAATATTTTAGTGTATGAAAATAAGGTTATTAATAGTGGCGATGTTTTATTAGAAATCCAGGACGCAGATAGTTCCCACGTGTCAAATAATGAAACAGCACCTGCCCAGGGAACTTATGGAGGTTATAATCAACCTAGTGCCAATAATCGTTATAATAATGAACATAACCCATATCAACAAAATGATAATAAAAAATCCGAAACAGAGCTATTCCGGGAAGAATTAATTGAAACATTATTGTCTCGTGAAGTTGCTAGTGATAAGAGTGCGGATGAATGGGGAACAACAGTTGAGTTAAGCAATGAAAATTTAAACCAAAATGAAATGACAAAAATGACATTTGAAAATTCTGACCGCCCAGTCCCAAGTCAAGATTTAACTTCTGAGTTATTGACTGATATTATTGATAACGAAGAGTTGGCCGCGGAATTAGAATCATTTGAGTTTAATTTAGATAATGTTAAAAATAGTTTATCAAATGTTGAAAATGAACTTAATAATAAAGTTAGCCAACAAGAAATTATTACTGATATTGCTAACCTAGCACCAGAACCATCTGTTGAAAAAAACTATCCATTGAACGACCAAATTTCTGATACAACTATTCATCGTGTTTACGAAATCATTCAAAATGAATTGAATAAGGAAAGTAATGAACAAGAAATTATTGGTGATACTTCTCCCGATGAAAATCTTCATGTGGACCAAACAATCTATTTTGATGAAGAATTAGCTGCCCAAGACCCAACCGTTAATTTTGAACCCCAAGAGTTGGCAGATGATTTATCCCCAACTAATCATTCCGAAGGTTCAAACAAGGCTGAAATTAGCCAAGACAATAATGACGTTATAACATCAACTGCTAATTTAAATGACGATACAGATTCTGATCAGGGGAATCAAATTTTAGCAGATGTTACTGAAAATGTGGCTCCGGAGTTACCAACTTCACCTCATGGGGAAGAGGAAAATTCCCAAATTAATGCAGTAAAATTAACAGATGAATCTATTAATAAACAACAACAAATTATGAACAGTAAACGGAACATTGCGCATGGTTTTATTGATGTGGAAGTTGATGTTAGTGAACTTGTTAATTTATTAGCAATTATGCGAGAACCATATTTACAACAAAACATTGATTTAACTTTAATGCCATTTTATGTGAAAGCTGTTCATGATGGGTTAAAAAAATTCCCATTATTTAATGCTCGCTACGATCGTGAAACCAATGCGGTAGTCTTTAAATGATTTTATAACATTGCGGTTAGTGTTGATAATAGCAACACGATGAAAATGCCGATTTTACATAATATTACTGATGAATCGGTAAAAGAAATTGCTATTAAATTATCTGATTTAATTGACCGAACAGTTAATGAAAACACTAGTGGCAATGAATACCAGGATTCAACTTTTTCAATTGTCAACTTTGGTGAATATGGAATTACTCGCGGGACAGTTACCATTCCGGAAAGTCAAATTGCCAGCATTGGGATGGGAATAATTTTTAAAAAACCAGTAGTTGTTGAAAAGAATGACATTGCAATCCGCGATATTATGATGATTACTTTAGGTTATGATGAATCAGTGATCGATATTACTGAGGCAAGCAAATTTATTCATTATGTTGCTTATTTATTATCAAATCCAGGGTTATTATTATAA
- the phoU gene encoding phosphate signaling complex protein PhoU, translating to MGVRIENDLAQTKQMVIDMISMTRNQYDDMFQCLKNDDPEMAKQVIENDQSINKMQEAFVEVSLWKIAKQQMVAGDLRRAVGFISIVHDVERIADYAKNICRYYLKYKPSNKLVGYLQKLLEKVIEMLTEISKIFEEEKISLAYNMPKYDVDLDKIYRSENDELIEKIREAKTKDEIKLITSTMQQLKYIERAGDHVINIAESLIYIIEGRTYDFDKPV from the coding sequence ATGGGAGTAAGAATTGAAAACGATTTAGCCCAAACAAAACAAATGGTGATTGACATGATTTCAATGACCCGTAATCAGTATGATGATATGTTTCAATGTCTAAAAAATGATGATCCAGAAATGGCAAAGCAAGTAATTGAAAATGACCAGTCAATTAATAAAATGCAAGAAGCTTTTGTTGAAGTTTCGCTTTGAAAAATTGCTAAACAACAAATGGTAGCGGGTGATTTGCGCCGTGCTGTTGGTTTTATTTCTATTGTCCATGATGTTGAACGAATTGCTGACTATGCCAAAAATATTTGTCGCTATTATTTAAAATACAAACCATCCAATAAATTAGTTGGTTATTTGCAAAAATTGCTTGAAAAAGTAATTGAAATGTTAACTGAAATATCAAAAATTTTTGAAGAAGAAAAAATTTCATTAGCTTATAATATGCCGAAATATGATGTTGATTTGGACAAAATTTATCGTTCTGAAAATGATGAATTAATTGAAAAAATTAGAGAAGCAAAAACTAAAGATGAAATTAAATTAATTACTTCAACAATGCAACAATTAAAATATATTGAAAGAGCTGGAGACCATGTTATTAATATTGCGGAATCGTTAATTTATATTATTGAAGGACGTACTTATGATTTTGACAAACCAGTTTAA